From the Sulfolobales archaeon genome, the window AGAGAGGACAAGACCAGGAGCAACAACAGCTGAGATAGCAAGCTGCTGGCCCACAGCCCAGGAGCTAGGCTTCAGAAGCGAGGAAGAAGCATTCCTCCTAGAATTCGGCCATGGAATAGGGCTGAGCCACAGAGAAAGACCACTGATCTCGAGAGCAATATCCTTCAACTACCCAGTAAGGATCCAGGAGAACATGGTCCTAGCACTAGAAACATGGGCACCATCAGCAGACGGTACAGGAGCCGCGAGAATAGAGGTAGAAGTAGTGGTAACAGATACAGGCCCAAGAGTAATAACCCTATTCCCAGCAGATAGACTCATCTCAGTCCCAAACGAGAGGCCCTACTAACAATAAGCCAACAATATTAAAAGCTAGCCCAAGAGAAAACTGAAAACCTCCTATCTATCCACACCTATTCAGCCATTATAGAGGAACAAGGATTCAGCAGTAATTACGATAATTACCATCTCCGCTAGAGAGACTATGCAAAAGCTATGAATATCTCATATGCAGATATCTGGTATAGAGATACCGATCTATATCCTCTAGAGAGGCCATCCTTCCCAGAGCTCACAAAGGGCTAAGGTGTAGCTGGATTAGCTTTTCCCTCTATACCTCTCCTCCAAATATTCCTTCATCATCTTTATTATATCGGTCTTTATCGATGAAACCTCACTATATACTAGCTCTATCTTTCTCTCGAGTGATTCAAATCTCTTATCCACTGTCTCAAATCTCTTATCAATTGCCTCAAATCTCTTATCTATTTGCTCGAACCCTTTATCTATATAGCCTTTTAGATCGTCTATCCTCTTATTAACCTGATCAATCCTCTTATCCATCTCATTAAGTCTTTCATTGATCGAGCCCTTCAGATCATCTATTCTTTTATCCACATATTCCTTTAGATCGTCTATCCTCTTATTAACCTGATCAATCCTTTTGTCTACCTCGCTAAACCTCTCATTAATAGATCTCATGATCTGGCTTAGATATAGCAATATAACCTCTTGATCAGATAGCTTTTTACCCTCAGCAACCTTTCTCGCAATCCTCTCTACAGCCTGCTCGAGAACCTTTGCTAGGAGAGCC encodes:
- a CDS encoding M24 family metallopeptidase — translated: ERTRPGATTAEIASCWPTAQELGFRSEEEAFLLEFGHGIGLSHRERPLISRAISFNYPVRIQENMVLALETWAPSADGTGAARIEVEVVVTDTGPRVITLFPADRLISVPNERPY